One segment of Panicum virgatum strain AP13 chromosome 3K, P.virgatum_v5, whole genome shotgun sequence DNA contains the following:
- the LOC120697316 gene encoding neurofilament medium polypeptide-like — MKQPAASPGRADKPQLLAPAPPGLARLLLSKSRRGGRSRRAPATSPMFVSRGRSRAADGEPSSPKVTCIGQVRMRKGKKGKKGAAAAAKAAAAPEKGARGYCRCLKKALLCGGLFDFDSRKRRQKAPSPEVERARRSPWVFSSRDVAVAAVPKAADLRSGSQGEGREDDDEEEMVVGVGVFGSIGREEGEKMGIGGGCGSEKEDGDDGREAQLVSSAITTPPKNALLLMRCRSAPQNRTSPLTSRFPAAAAAPAPSSPSPTTDALAAIALEIAASPSPSLSPRKPDRASPTPRKPSVEKAFADEDGGEKGQVGAAAAQEQHPQLTGAREVDDEEEEDDDEFEEEEMRCSSARPLVLQRCKSEPATTAAAKMASGAPGADATTAGCFWAHGGSSGRRRHAPSAAGAPVALTGH; from the coding sequence ATGAAGCAGCCGGCAGCGAGCCCGGGCCGCGCGGACAAGCCGCAGctgctggcgccggcgccgccggggctGGCGCGGCTGCTGCTCAGCAAGAGCCGCCGGGGCGGGCggtcccgccgcgcgccggccacgTCGCCCATGTTCGTTTCCCGCGGCCGGAGCCGCGCGGCGGACGGGGAGCCGTCGTCGCCCAAGGTGACGTGCATTGGCCAGGTGCGGATGCGCAAGGGGAAGAAGGGCaagaagggggcggcggcggcggccaaggcggcggccgcgccggagAAGGGCGCCAGGGGGTACTGCCGGTGTCTCAAGAAGGCGCTTTTGTGCGGCGGGCTGTTCGATTTCGACTCCAGGAAGCGGAGGCAGAAGGCCCCGTCGCCGGAGGTGGAGAGGGCACGCCGGTCGCCCTGGGTGTTCAGCAGCAGGGacgtggccgtcgccgccgtgcccAAGGCGGCGGATCTGAGGAGCGGGAGCCAGGGGGAGGGGcgtgaggacgacgacgaggaggagatgGTGGTGGGCGTGGGCGTCTTCGGATCGatcgggagggaggagggggagaagATGGGGAtcggtggcggctgcggcagcGAGAAGGAGGACGGCGACGACGGGCGGGAGGCGCAGCTCGTGTCGTCGGCGATCACGACGCCGCCGAAGAACGCGCTCCTCCTGATGCGCTGCCGGTCCGCGCCGCAGAACCGCACGTCGCCGCTCACGTCCCGGttccccgccgcggcggcggcaccggcgccgtcgtcgccctcgCCAACCACGGACGCCCTCGCGGCGATAGCGCTAGAGATCGCCGCGTCCCCGTCTCCGTCCCTGTCCCCCCGCAAGCCGGACAGGGCGTCTCCGACCCCGCGCAAGCCGTCCGTGGAGAAGGCGTTTGccgacgaggacggcggcgagaagGGGCAGgtgggagcggcggccgcgcaGGAGCAGCACCCGCAGCTGACCGGGGCACGAGAAGTGGatgacgaggaagaagaagacgacgacgagttcgaggaggaggagatgcggTGCTCGTCGGCGCGGCCGCTGGTGCTGCAGCGGTGCAAGTCGGAGCCGGCGACGACCGCGGCCGCGAAGATGGCGTCGGGGGCGCCCGGCGCGGACGCGACGACCGCCGGGTGCTTCTGGGCCCACGGCGGGAGCAGCGGACGGAGGCGGCACGCGCCGTCGGCCGCCGGGGCGCCGGTGGCCTTGACCGGTCACTGA
- the LOC120700561 gene encoding TPD1 protein homolog 1B-like, with translation MAAYSQKRAAAMAAIVSILLFVVAGVVVAGDPPSSSSSSATKNDKTPAAHARKLLQYTTVAAAVKKRSGSTAPSECSQDAVVVSQAEAGGRPGGVPCYSVTITNTCLSCTVRDIHVSCGEFGSARLVDPSDFRRLAVGDCIVRGGGAVRPGETVSFDYSNQFQYDLHVASVSCTCG, from the exons ATGGCTGCTTACTCTCAGAAGCGAGCTGCTGCTATGGCGGCGATCGTGTCCATCTTGCTCTTCGTAGTAGCTGGAGTAGTCGTCGCCGGCGATcctccatcatcatcatcatcctccgCGACGAAGAACGACAAGACGCCAGCAGCGCACGCCCGCAAGCTGCTCCAATACACGA cggtggcggcggcggtgaagaaGCGGAGCGGGTCGACGGCGCCGAGCGAGTGCTCCCAGGACGCCGTGGTGGTGTCGCAGGCCGAGGCGGgggggcggccgggcggcgtgcCGTGCTACAGCGTGACCATCACCAACACCTGCCTGTCCTGCACCGTGCGCGACATCCACGTCTCCTGCGGCGAGTTCGGGTCCGCGAGGCTCGTCGACCCCAGCGACTTCCGGCGCCTGGCCGTCGGCGACTGCATCGtcaggggaggcggcgccgtGCGGCCTGGCGAGACCGTCTCCTTCGACTACTCCAACCAGTTCCAGTATGACCTCCACGTCGCCTCGGTCTCCTGCACCTGCGGCTAG